In a genomic window of Chryseobacterium sp. G0162:
- the cysS gene encoding cysteine--tRNA ligase, protein MQLKIYNSLTAEKEIFKPILEGNVGMYVCGPTVYSNVHLGNVRTFLSFDFIYRSLTHLGYKVRYVRNITDAGHLTDDGNVDNDRFVKQTRLEKLEPMEIVQKYTVDFHKVLDMFNLLPPNIEPTATGHIVEQIELTQKLIDTGFAYESNGSVYFDVLEYNKRGLNYGELSKRNIEELFANTRDLDGQGEKKNPQDFALWKKASPAHIMRWNSPWGEGFPGWHLECTAMSTKYLGETFDIHGGGMDLKFPHHECEIAQGKACNGAAPVHYWMHANMLTMNSQRMSKSTGNYILPMQLVTGDNDFFEKPFHPSIVRFCFLQAHYRSVLDISNDAMIASEKGFIRLMEAVKVLNSITPDDTKQSAFSLTEWKNKCYDALTDDFNSPVLIAHLFEAVKYIFALNDGKETISTADLEELKSTLNAFIFDVLGLQTVEENNNEKLDQTLKVLIELRNQARKSKNFELSDQIRDKLLAEGIELKDGRDGTSYVLN, encoded by the coding sequence ATGCAATTAAAAATATATAACTCGCTTACAGCAGAAAAAGAAATATTCAAACCCATCTTAGAAGGAAACGTAGGAATGTATGTCTGCGGACCTACAGTATACAGCAACGTACACTTGGGAAATGTAAGAACTTTCCTTTCCTTTGATTTTATCTACCGTTCCCTAACCCATTTAGGATATAAAGTAAGGTATGTAAGAAACATTACCGATGCCGGACACCTTACCGATGATGGAAACGTTGATAACGACAGATTCGTAAAACAAACCAGATTAGAAAAGCTGGAACCTATGGAAATCGTACAAAAGTACACCGTTGATTTTCATAAAGTATTGGATATGTTCAACCTGCTTCCTCCAAATATTGAGCCTACAGCTACAGGACATATTGTAGAACAGATCGAGCTTACTCAAAAGTTAATAGATACAGGCTTTGCTTACGAAAGCAATGGCTCCGTATACTTCGATGTATTGGAATACAATAAAAGAGGCCTGAACTATGGTGAACTTTCAAAACGTAATATAGAGGAACTTTTTGCCAATACCCGTGATCTTGACGGACAAGGCGAAAAGAAGAATCCACAGGATTTTGCCCTTTGGAAAAAAGCATCTCCCGCTCATATTATGAGATGGAACTCTCCTTGGGGAGAAGGTTTTCCGGGGTGGCACCTTGAATGTACAGCAATGAGTACTAAATATTTAGGTGAAACTTTTGATATCCATGGAGGAGGAATGGATTTGAAATTTCCACACCATGAATGTGAAATTGCTCAGGGAAAAGCTTGCAACGGAGCAGCACCGGTACATTACTGGATGCATGCCAATATGTTGACGATGAATTCACAGCGTATGAGTAAATCTACTGGAAATTATATCCTTCCGATGCAGTTGGTAACAGGAGATAATGATTTCTTTGAAAAGCCTTTCCATCCGTCAATTGTACGTTTCTGCTTCCTGCAGGCACATTACAGAAGTGTTTTGGATATTTCCAATGACGCAATGATTGCCAGCGAAAAAGGATTTATCAGATTGATGGAAGCTGTGAAAGTATTGAATTCCATTACTCCTGACGATACAAAACAATCAGCGTTCAGCCTTACAGAATGGAAGAACAAATGTTATGATGCATTAACAGATGATTTCAACTCTCCCGTTCTAATCGCTCACTTATTTGAAGCAGTAAAATATATTTTTGCTTTAAATGATGGGAAAGAAACGATCTCAACAGCAGATCTCGAAGAATTAAAGTCAACATTGAATGCCTTTATCTTTGACGTGTTAGGATTACAGACTGTAGAAGAAAACAATAATGAAAAATTGGATCAAACCCTAAAAGTTTTAATTGAACTGAGAAATCAGGCAAGAAAATCCAAGAACTTCGAACTTTCAGACCAGATCAGAGATAAACTGCTTGCTGAAGGTATAGAATTAAAAGACGGAAGAGACGGAACATCGTATGTTCTGAACTAA
- a CDS encoding DinB family protein: MNYQILKNIIDTELQRFQTISEEEWIDKKSPEKWSKKEIIGHLCDSAFTNIRRFVVTQYKENENIVYDQNVWVKAQNYQNVPTAELINLWKGLNYQVVHIVENIPDEALQRTCDTTKTEPQVFTLEFIIKDYIEHLQHHLEAI; encoded by the coding sequence ATGAACTACCAAATCCTTAAAAATATTATAGATACAGAACTTCAGAGATTCCAGACAATTTCTGAAGAAGAATGGATTGATAAGAAATCACCTGAAAAATGGTCCAAAAAAGAAATTATTGGCCATCTTTGTGACAGTGCTTTTACAAATATCCGTAGATTTGTAGTCACTCAATATAAAGAGAACGAGAATATCGTATACGATCAGAATGTCTGGGTAAAAGCTCAGAACTATCAGAATGTTCCAACGGCCGAATTAATCAACCTTTGGAAAGGTTTGAACTATCAGGTCGTTCACATCGTAGAAAATATTCCTGATGAAGCATTACAAAGAACTTGTGATACCACCAAAACAGAACCTCAGGTTTTTACCCTGGAGTTTATCATTAAGGATTACATAGAACACTTGCAGCATCATTTAGAAGCGATTTAA
- the folE gene encoding GTP cyclohydrolase I FolE, translating into MVDFTDNDDDIFTGKEHTPIREDAFDKSPQEKIEKITELFGEIMETLGLDMTDDSLKDSPKRVAKMYVNEIFGGLLPENKPGISTFSNKYKYRQMLVEKDITVYSFCEHHFLPIIGRAHVAYISNGEVIGLSKINRIVDYYAKRPQVQERLTMQIVDALKEALGTKDVACIIDAKHLCVNCRGIKDTASSTITAELSGIFRTNPITRQEFLHYVGSHAKLDY; encoded by the coding sequence ATGGTTGATTTTACTGATAACGACGATGATATTTTCACAGGAAAAGAACATACGCCTATAAGGGAAGATGCTTTTGATAAATCGCCACAGGAAAAAATAGAGAAAATTACTGAGCTTTTTGGAGAAATCATGGAAACATTAGGACTGGATATGACTGATGATTCCCTGAAGGACTCTCCAAAGCGTGTTGCTAAAATGTATGTGAACGAAATTTTCGGAGGACTTCTTCCAGAAAACAAGCCTGGAATCTCTACATTTTCCAATAAATATAAATACCGTCAGATGTTGGTGGAAAAAGATATCACAGTATATTCTTTTTGTGAACACCACTTCTTACCTATTATAGGAAGAGCACACGTTGCTTATATCTCCAATGGAGAAGTAATCGGTCTTTCAAAAATTAACAGAATTGTGGATTACTATGCAAAAAGACCACAAGTTCAGGAAAGGCTGACAATGCAGATTGTAGACGCTCTGAAAGAAGCTTTAGGAACAAAAGATGTCGCTTGTATTATAGATGCAAAACATCTTTGTGTAAACTGTAGAGGAATTAAAGACACAGCAAGTTCTACCATCACGGCAGAATTAAGTGGAATTTTCAGAACAAATCCTATCACAAGGCAGGAATTCTTACATTATGTAGGAAGTCACGCAAAATTAGATTATTAA
- the metF gene encoding methylenetetrahydrofolate reductase [NAD(P)H]: MKITEHIKNANGKTLFSLEVVPPQKGIGIEDLYTNIDPLMEFKPPFIDVTTSREEYIYLDKGNGLMERRITRMRPGTLGICAAIQHKYNVDTVPHLLCGGFTKEETEYLLVDCMYLGIDNVMALRGDAMKGHQYFEPTQGGHASAMDLVNQINDLGRGKYLHNEEQVCDELNKFCIGVAGYPEKHMEAPSMNYDLKWLKQKVDAGADYIVTQMFFDNKKYIEFVQKAREMGITVPIIPGIKPIATKKHLKILPQVFKIDLPEELINEVENAKNNEAVKQIGIEWSIAQCKELLDFGVPVLHFYSMGKSDNIKKVAGELF; the protein is encoded by the coding sequence ATGAAGATAACAGAGCACATTAAAAATGCAAATGGAAAAACTTTATTCTCCTTAGAAGTTGTTCCGCCACAAAAGGGAATTGGTATTGAAGACCTATACACGAATATAGATCCTTTGATGGAGTTCAAACCACCATTCATTGATGTTACTACTTCAAGAGAAGAATATATTTATTTGGATAAAGGAAATGGATTGATGGAGCGCCGTATCACAAGGATGCGTCCGGGAACATTGGGGATTTGTGCAGCTATTCAGCATAAATATAATGTAGATACTGTTCCACACCTATTATGTGGAGGCTTTACCAAAGAAGAAACCGAATATCTTTTAGTAGACTGTATGTATTTGGGTATCGATAATGTAATGGCATTGAGAGGAGATGCTATGAAAGGGCATCAGTATTTTGAACCTACTCAGGGAGGGCATGCCAGTGCGATGGATCTTGTGAACCAGATTAATGATCTGGGAAGAGGAAAATACCTTCACAACGAAGAACAGGTTTGTGATGAACTTAATAAATTCTGCATTGGAGTAGCAGGTTACCCTGAAAAACACATGGAAGCACCTTCTATGAATTACGACCTGAAGTGGCTGAAACAAAAAGTAGATGCCGGAGCAGATTATATCGTGACTCAAATGTTTTTTGACAATAAAAAGTATATTGAATTCGTTCAGAAAGCAAGAGAAATGGGAATTACCGTTCCAATTATTCCGGGAATTAAACCGATTGCCACGAAGAAACACCTGAAAATCTTGCCTCAGGTATTCAAAATAGATCTTCCGGAAGAGCTTATCAATGAAGTGGAGAATGCAAAAAATAATGAAGCGGTTAAGCAGATCGGAATAGAATGGTCCATTGCCCAGTGCAAAGAACTTCTGGATTTCGGAGTTCCTGTTTTACACTTTTACTCAATGGGGAAAAGTGATAACATTAAAAAAGTAGCCGGTGAGCTATTCTAA
- the metH gene encoding methionine synthase: MKYLRLSGLEPLIITPESNFINVGERTNVAGSKKFLRLIKEEKFSEALDIARHQVEGGAQILDVNFDDGLIDGKASMIKFLNLIASEPDIARIPIMVDSSKWEILEAGLQVAQGKCVVNSISLKEGEEEFIKHAKAIKRYGAAVIVMAFDEVGQADNLERRIEISKRSYDILVNQIGFPAEDIIFDLNIFPVATGMDEHRKNAIDFIEATRWVRQNLPYASVSGGVSNVSFSFRGNDTVREAMHSVFLYHAIQAGMNIGIVNPAMLEVYDEINKELLELVEDVILDRREDATERLLDYSEKHKSVKKEKTEDLEWRNNPLQERITYALVKGIDRFIEEDVEEARQSAERPLHVIEVNLMTGMGVVGDLFGSGKMFLPQVVKSARVMKKAVAYLQPFIEAEKDGSRPANGKILMATVKGDVHDIGKNIVSVVLGCNNYEIVDLGVMVPAEKIIQTAIAEKVDVIGLSGLITPSLDEMVYIASELERQNLDFPLLIGGATTSKAHTAVKIDLKYKNAVVHVNDASRAVNVVSSLLGDRNKEYVSDLKNDYSDFREKFLNRQVDKDYVSIEEARESKFKIDWKNEEIFTPNNLGITVIENQDLRELLPFIDWSPFFRSWDLHGKYPNILEDEVVGVQAKELFKDAQVILNRILDEKLLTAKAIFGIFKANSNESDDILIFDENNNEQAKFLTLRQQAQRSKGKDYLALSDFIAPQSSGKTDYMGAFCVTTGFGTDELAEEYEKANDDYNAIMVKALADRFAEAYAEFLHKKVRTEYWGYAVQEELSNEELIAERYKGIRPAPGYPACPDHLEKSTIWDLLKVKENIGVYLTESLAMFPTAAVSGYYFGSPHAKYFGLGKITEDQLKDYADRRSCSIQEAQKWLSPNLAD, translated from the coding sequence ATGAAATATTTAAGATTATCAGGCCTCGAGCCTCTTATCATAACGCCGGAAAGTAATTTCATCAATGTGGGTGAAAGGACCAATGTTGCCGGTTCCAAAAAGTTTTTAAGACTAATCAAAGAGGAGAAATTCTCTGAAGCATTAGACATTGCCCGCCATCAGGTAGAAGGAGGTGCCCAGATTCTGGATGTTAACTTTGATGACGGTTTGATCGATGGGAAAGCTTCGATGATTAAATTTTTGAATCTAATCGCCTCAGAACCGGATATTGCAAGAATCCCCATCATGGTAGACTCTTCCAAATGGGAAATTCTGGAAGCAGGACTTCAGGTGGCTCAGGGGAAATGTGTAGTAAACTCTATCAGCTTAAAAGAAGGCGAAGAAGAATTTATCAAACACGCCAAAGCAATTAAAAGATACGGAGCCGCAGTAATTGTAATGGCATTTGATGAGGTAGGACAGGCTGACAATCTTGAACGAAGAATAGAAATTTCAAAACGATCTTATGATATCCTGGTCAACCAAATCGGATTCCCGGCTGAAGATATCATTTTCGACTTAAATATCTTTCCGGTAGCAACGGGAATGGATGAGCATAGAAAAAATGCTATTGATTTTATCGAAGCTACACGCTGGGTAAGACAAAATCTTCCTTATGCATCTGTGAGTGGGGGAGTGAGCAATGTATCCTTTTCATTCCGTGGAAATGATACCGTAAGAGAAGCCATGCACTCCGTATTCCTTTACCATGCCATTCAAGCTGGAATGAATATCGGTATTGTAAATCCTGCCATGTTGGAAGTTTACGATGAGATTAATAAGGAATTGCTGGAACTTGTAGAAGACGTAATCCTGGATAGAAGAGAAGACGCTACAGAAAGACTTCTTGATTATTCCGAAAAACATAAATCAGTCAAAAAAGAAAAGACTGAAGATCTGGAATGGAGAAATAACCCATTACAGGAAAGAATTACTTATGCTTTGGTAAAAGGGATTGACCGTTTTATTGAAGAAGATGTAGAAGAAGCCAGACAATCGGCTGAAAGACCGCTTCACGTTATTGAAGTAAATCTAATGACCGGGATGGGAGTTGTAGGAGATTTATTCGGAAGCGGAAAAATGTTCCTGCCACAGGTAGTGAAATCTGCCAGAGTAATGAAAAAAGCCGTTGCTTATTTACAACCTTTCATTGAGGCCGAAAAAGACGGATCAAGACCAGCGAACGGAAAAATTCTGATGGCAACTGTAAAAGGAGACGTTCACGATATTGGAAAGAATATTGTAAGCGTAGTTTTAGGGTGTAACAACTATGAAATCGTTGACCTTGGCGTAATGGTTCCGGCTGAAAAGATTATCCAAACTGCCATCGCAGAAAAAGTAGACGTAATCGGATTAAGCGGACTAATTACACCGAGTTTGGATGAAATGGTGTACATCGCTTCAGAATTAGAAAGACAGAACTTAGATTTTCCTTTATTGATAGGTGGTGCAACTACTTCAAAGGCACACACCGCAGTGAAAATCGATTTGAAATATAAAAATGCAGTAGTTCACGTTAATGATGCTTCAAGGGCTGTAAACGTGGTAAGCTCATTATTGGGAGACAGAAATAAAGAATACGTTTCTGATTTGAAGAATGACTACTCAGATTTCAGAGAAAAATTCCTGAACAGACAAGTTGATAAAGATTATGTTTCCATTGAAGAAGCCAGAGAAAGTAAGTTTAAAATAGACTGGAAAAACGAAGAAATCTTCACTCCGAATAATTTAGGCATCACTGTAATTGAAAACCAGGACCTGAGAGAATTATTACCTTTCATTGACTGGTCTCCATTCTTCAGAAGCTGGGATCTTCACGGGAAATACCCGAATATCTTAGAAGATGAGGTAGTAGGAGTACAGGCGAAAGAACTGTTTAAAGATGCACAGGTTATTCTCAATAGAATTCTGGATGAAAAACTATTAACAGCAAAAGCCATCTTTGGAATCTTTAAAGCCAATTCCAACGAATCCGATGATATTCTGATTTTTGATGAGAATAATAATGAACAGGCTAAATTTTTAACCCTAAGACAGCAGGCTCAAAGATCAAAAGGAAAAGATTATCTGGCATTAAGTGACTTCATTGCTCCACAAAGCTCAGGGAAGACAGATTACATGGGAGCATTTTGTGTAACCACAGGTTTCGGAACTGATGAACTGGCAGAAGAATATGAAAAAGCCAACGATGATTACAATGCTATCATGGTAAAAGCCCTGGCGGATCGTTTTGCAGAAGCTTACGCCGAATTTTTACATAAAAAAGTAAGAACAGAATACTGGGGTTATGCCGTTCAGGAAGAATTAAGTAATGAAGAACTGATCGCAGAAAGATATAAAGGAATTCGTCCGGCACCGGGATATCCGGCTTGCCCAGACCACTTGGAAAAAAGTACTATTTGGGATCTTTTAAAAGTAAAAGAAAATATAGGAGTATACCTTACAGAAAGCTTAGCGATGTTCCCAACAGCAGCCGTTTCAGGATATTATTTCGGAAGCCCGCATGCCAAGTATTTTGGATTAGGAAAAATTACAGAAGACCAGCTTAAGGACTATGCAGACAGAAGAAGTTGTAGCATTCAGGAAGCGCAAAAATGGTTGTCACCAAATTTAGCAGATTAA
- a CDS encoding fatty acid desaturase family protein produces MEKPSYLKDSDDAKLFNELRKKVNQRIEAIPENRDIYIQIKAILLPLIYVGLYFIALLNAEKHWVYILSFILMGISLVLIYLNLIHEAAHNNIFKSKKLNGVVLHIFDFIGANSYIWKKRHIASHHAYPNVDGWDTDIEQSGLLLIVPWIKAKGVQKYQHRFFFLVYPLYLFNWMFIRDFRDFFDKERVILKTQGRIPVVEKVKMVSYKLFYFFYQIAIPVMFFKVSIGLALGAWFLQVIAASIFALFVLLPLHPLPDNAFPRLNKDNGLPFSWLHHQFEVTNDLKENNWWVRNVLGNFNFHVAHHLFPNYSYMYYNEITEEIEEFAKEHGLAYKRFPLLTALGKHRDLLRQNANNAYYILEE; encoded by the coding sequence ATGGAAAAGCCGAGTTACTTAAAAGATTCAGATGATGCCAAGTTGTTTAATGAATTGAGAAAGAAAGTAAACCAACGGATAGAAGCTATTCCTGAAAACAGAGATATCTATATTCAGATCAAAGCGATACTTCTGCCACTGATCTATGTTGGTTTATATTTTATTGCTCTTTTGAATGCAGAAAAACATTGGGTCTATATCCTGAGTTTTATTTTAATGGGAATTTCTCTGGTTTTAATTTATTTAAATCTGATCCATGAAGCAGCTCATAACAATATTTTTAAAAGTAAAAAGCTGAATGGAGTAGTGTTGCACATTTTTGATTTCATAGGAGCTAATTCCTATATCTGGAAGAAGAGACACATCGCAAGTCACCATGCTTATCCGAATGTGGATGGTTGGGATACCGATATTGAGCAGAGTGGTTTGCTTTTAATAGTGCCTTGGATTAAGGCCAAAGGAGTTCAGAAGTATCAGCATAGGTTTTTCTTTTTAGTATATCCGTTGTATTTGTTCAATTGGATGTTCATAAGAGACTTCAGAGACTTTTTTGATAAGGAAAGAGTGATTTTGAAAACGCAGGGAAGAATACCTGTGGTGGAGAAAGTGAAAATGGTGAGTTATAAGCTATTTTACTTTTTTTATCAGATTGCGATTCCTGTTATGTTCTTTAAAGTATCAATTGGTTTGGCTTTAGGAGCTTGGTTTTTACAGGTAATTGCGGCAAGTATTTTTGCCCTGTTTGTTCTATTGCCTTTGCACCCTCTTCCTGATAATGCCTTTCCAAGATTGAATAAGGACAATGGGCTTCCATTTAGCTGGCTTCATCATCAGTTTGAAGTGACCAATGATTTAAAAGAAAATAACTGGTGGGTAAGAAATGTATTGGGAAATTTTAATTTTCATGTGGCTCACCACCTTTTTCCCAATTACAGCTACATGTATTATAATGAGATCACAGAAGAGATAGAAGAATTTGCTAAAGAACATGGCTTGGCATACAAAAGATTTCCGTTGCTCACTGCTTTAGGCAAGCATAGGGATTTATTAAGGCAGAATGCAAATAATGCCTACTATATTTTAGAAGAATAA
- a CDS encoding homocysteine S-methyltransferase family protein, producing the protein MTNIESLNKALKERILVLDGAMGTMLQRYKFEEEDYRGERFKDWEHPVKGNNDLLSLTQPQAIEEVHKKYLEAGADIIETNTFSGTTIAMADYHMEELVYDLNYESAKIARKACDEYTAKTPDKPRFVAGSIGPTNRTASLSPDVNDPGYRAITFEELRVAYKQQCEALLDGGSDILLVETIFDTLNAKAALFAIDELQEERGIKIPIMVSGTITDASGRTLSGQTAEAFLISVSHLNLLSVGFNCALGADQLTPYLETLAHNSEFYVSAYPNAGLPNAFGKYDETPEDMARQIKEYAEKGLINIIGGCCGTTPEHIKAIAELVEKYEPRKLKEFV; encoded by the coding sequence ATGACAAATATAGAATCACTAAACAAAGCCCTCAAAGAACGAATACTCGTCCTGGACGGAGCCATGGGAACCATGCTTCAGCGCTACAAATTTGAAGAAGAAGACTATCGCGGTGAACGATTCAAAGACTGGGAACATCCGGTAAAAGGAAATAATGACCTGCTTTCCCTTACACAGCCACAGGCGATTGAAGAAGTACACAAGAAATATCTGGAAGCAGGAGCTGATATCATTGAAACCAATACATTCTCCGGAACTACCATTGCAATGGCTGATTACCACATGGAAGAGCTGGTGTATGACCTGAATTATGAGTCTGCAAAAATTGCCAGAAAAGCCTGTGATGAATACACAGCCAAAACTCCGGATAAACCTAGATTTGTAGCAGGGTCAATAGGTCCAACCAACAGAACGGCAAGCCTAAGCCCTGATGTGAATGATCCGGGATACAGAGCCATTACTTTTGAAGAACTGAGAGTCGCTTACAAACAGCAATGCGAAGCTTTATTAGACGGAGGTTCAGATATTCTATTGGTAGAAACCATATTTGATACCTTAAATGCTAAGGCTGCCTTATTTGCTATCGATGAACTTCAGGAAGAAAGAGGAATAAAAATTCCAATTATGGTTTCCGGAACCATTACCGATGCTTCAGGAAGAACTTTGAGCGGACAGACCGCTGAAGCCTTTTTAATTTCAGTTTCTCATTTGAATCTATTAAGTGTAGGCTTTAACTGTGCTCTAGGAGCAGATCAGCTGACTCCTTATCTGGAAACATTGGCTCATAATTCAGAATTCTATGTTTCAGCTTACCCCAATGCCGGATTACCGAATGCCTTTGGAAAATATGATGAAACACCAGAAGATATGGCGAGACAGATCAAAGAATATGCAGAAAAAGGATTGATTAATATTATTGGAGGTTGCTGCGGTACCACTCCGGAACATATCAAGGCGATTGCGGAGCTTGTAGAAAAATATGAACCAAGGAAATTGAAGGAATTTGTGTAA
- a CDS encoding O-succinylhomoserine sulfhydrylase, with protein sequence MENFETSAIRTQTERSQFDEHSTPLYLTSSFIFQDAEDMRASFAEEKPKNLYSRFSNPNVSEFTEKIAKMEGAEAGYAFATGMAAIYSTFAALLSAGDHIVSCQSVFGSTHTLFTKYFPKWNIETTYFKAEDAQNVEQYIKPNTKILYLETPTNPAIEILDLEFFGQIAKKHNLIFIVDNCFATPYLQQPIKYGADVVVHSATKLIDGQGRVLGGIAVGKEDLIREIYLFARNTGPALSPFNAWILSKSLETLAIRVEKHCENALKVAEFLESHPNVELVKYPFLKSHPNYEVAKKQMKLGGNIVAFEIKGGIEGGRNFLDKIQMCSLSANLGDTRTIVTHPASTTHSKLSDEERNEVGITAGLVRCSVGLENVDDIIADLKQALD encoded by the coding sequence ATGGAAAATTTCGAAACATCAGCAATAAGAACCCAGACGGAGAGATCTCAGTTTGACGAGCATTCCACACCATTATATCTTACTTCCAGCTTTATTTTTCAGGATGCTGAAGATATGAGAGCAAGCTTTGCTGAAGAAAAGCCTAAGAATCTGTACAGCCGTTTCTCCAATCCGAATGTATCTGAATTTACAGAGAAGATTGCAAAAATGGAAGGAGCAGAAGCAGGATATGCCTTTGCAACCGGAATGGCAGCAATCTATTCTACATTTGCAGCTTTATTAAGTGCAGGAGACCACATTGTAAGTTGTCAGTCCGTTTTCGGATCTACTCACACTTTATTCACAAAGTATTTTCCGAAATGGAATATTGAAACCACTTATTTCAAAGCAGAAGATGCACAGAATGTAGAACAATATATAAAACCAAATACAAAGATATTATATCTTGAAACCCCTACCAATCCTGCAATTGAAATCCTGGATCTGGAGTTTTTCGGACAAATCGCGAAAAAACATAATCTGATTTTTATTGTAGATAACTGTTTTGCAACTCCTTATCTTCAACAGCCTATTAAATATGGTGCGGATGTTGTTGTACATTCTGCAACGAAGTTGATCGACGGGCAGGGAAGAGTTTTGGGAGGAATCGCAGTAGGAAAAGAAGACCTGATCAGAGAAATTTATCTTTTCGCAAGAAATACAGGACCTGCGTTGTCTCCTTTTAATGCATGGATATTATCAAAAAGCCTTGAAACATTAGCGATCAGAGTTGAAAAGCATTGTGAAAACGCATTAAAGGTCGCTGAGTTTTTAGAAAGTCATCCTAATGTAGAACTCGTAAAATATCCATTCCTGAAATCCCATCCAAACTATGAAGTAGCTAAAAAGCAGATGAAGCTAGGGGGGAATATCGTTGCTTTTGAAATAAAAGGAGGAATTGAAGGCGGAAGAAACTTCCTGGATAAGATCCAGATGTGTTCACTTTCTGCGAACTTAGGGGATACAAGAACGATCGTAACCCATCCGGCATCTACAACCCACTCTAAATTGTCAGATGAAGAAAGAAACGAAGTAGGAATTACAGCAGGATTAGTTCGTTGTTCAGTAGGTTTAGAAAACGTAGACGATATCATCGCAGACTTAAAACAAGCCTTAGACTAA